Proteins from a genomic interval of Candidatus Binatus sp.:
- a CDS encoding MFS transporter translates to MTQRERQGWIIVASLFVTLVLVFGSGYNTGGLFFPHLLKHFGWKRAQLSMLQGAALPLSAGLSAPLIGWMLDRVEARIVMVAGTVLTAAAFLVASRVDSFGPLFGAYVMLGGGIGAATLLPCSLVIANWFGARRGLALGLTFAGTSLGGALMTMVGSRAIAYGGWRAGYVALAIPMIVIVIPLIIIVVRTRPPQADGISVSQASDALPGFELREAFRTRSFWTIAAAQFFFAAVAAGAGLHLITYLTELGYTPSFAAGVMSVGFIFAGAGKLGMGIIADRISARVALSINFLLAGAGMLLIFGAGQIVVLVPFVLIFGLTLGAPLVLVPMLVAESLGLKRFGSIGGIAGVFNTIGAFVGPVGAGKIYDVTGSYVFAFEAFVVMCVLGAIAAYATMSFESEQERAATAAAAAA, encoded by the coding sequence ATGACGCAGCGGGAACGACAGGGATGGATCATTGTTGCGAGCCTTTTCGTAACGCTAGTGCTGGTCTTCGGCTCGGGTTACAACACGGGCGGCCTGTTTTTCCCGCATCTGCTGAAACACTTCGGATGGAAGCGTGCGCAGTTGTCGATGCTGCAAGGCGCGGCGCTGCCACTCTCGGCGGGACTTAGCGCGCCGCTGATCGGCTGGATGCTCGATCGAGTCGAGGCGCGCATCGTGATGGTCGCGGGCACCGTGCTGACGGCGGCTGCATTTCTGGTTGCGAGCCGGGTCGATTCATTCGGGCCGCTGTTCGGCGCCTACGTGATGCTGGGCGGGGGAATCGGCGCTGCGACGCTGCTCCCGTGCTCGCTGGTGATCGCGAACTGGTTTGGCGCGCGGCGCGGACTGGCGCTGGGTCTGACTTTCGCCGGTACGTCGCTCGGTGGCGCGCTGATGACGATGGTCGGCAGCCGGGCGATCGCGTATGGCGGATGGCGCGCGGGTTACGTCGCGCTCGCGATCCCGATGATCGTGATCGTGATCCCGCTGATCATAATCGTGGTTCGGACGCGGCCGCCGCAGGCCGATGGTATCAGCGTTTCGCAGGCGAGCGACGCGTTGCCGGGCTTCGAACTGCGGGAGGCGTTTCGCACGCGATCGTTCTGGACGATCGCGGCGGCGCAGTTCTTCTTTGCGGCGGTGGCGGCCGGCGCGGGACTGCATCTGATCACCTATCTCACCGAGCTTGGCTACACGCCGTCGTTCGCGGCGGGGGTGATGAGCGTCGGATTTATTTTTGCGGGCGCGGGCAAACTCGGCATGGGGATCATTGCGGATCGGATCAGCGCGCGGGTCGCGCTCTCGATCAATTTTCTGCTCGCGGGCGCGGGGATGCTGCTGATCTTCGGCGCGGGCCAAATCGTGGTGCTGGTGCCGTTCGTGCTGATCTTCGGACTCACGCTCGGCGCGCCGCTGGTGCTGGTGCCGATGCTGGTGGCGGAGTCGCTCGGCCTGAAGCGCTTCGGGTCGATCGGCGGAATCGCGGGCGTGTTCAATACGATTGGCGCGTTCGTGGGACCGGTGGGGGCGGGAAAAATCTACGATGTCACCGGCAGCTACGTCTTTGCTTTCGAGGCGTTCGTGGTGATGTGCGTGCTCGGCGCGATCGCAGCGTACGCTACGATGTCGTTCGAGTCGGAGCAGGAGCGGGCGGCGACGGCCGCCGCCGCGGCCGCGTGA
- a CDS encoding glycosyltransferase family 39 protein, which translates to MTAAGAGASLQVRSETSASRPGWRLVVGFAGATILIHFLTNGGYGYFRDELYFIACGEHLAAGYVDLPPMVALIAKLSRATMGDSLFAIRFSPALAGGATVAIAGLLAWELGGGFFAQALAMLAALTVPVYLALGNMLTMNAFDPIFWMGCAWALIRMIKSGDLRWWLVFGLSAGLGLENKESIVFLGAALLIGLALTPQRRLLTTRWLWPGGMVALAIALPTVIWQLAHQMPMYEELSNVKGGSKNTPLTLFSFFGGQMLLMSPLTLPIWLSGLYFFLLSERGRELRAIGWAYVVVYGAFVVLKGKVYYIAPFYPVLLAPGAVQLESVSYAFWRPAVRYALPSIVAIGGIVFAPMTLPILPVETFIRYQRALGFAQVRTETRELADLPQTFADMFGWPEMVATIARVYWSLPPEERKEAAIYARNYGEAAAIDFFGPRYGLPKSISGHMAYYLWGPGDSSGKVLITVGSREEGLKRAYAKVEKVAMVGTRYSMPDEHVPVFLCRESTLPIQQMWPLTKVYQ; encoded by the coding sequence ATGACTGCGGCAGGTGCAGGCGCGAGCCTTCAGGTCCGCAGCGAAACGAGTGCGTCGCGGCCGGGCTGGCGGCTTGTCGTCGGCTTCGCGGGCGCAACGATCCTGATTCACTTCCTTACCAACGGTGGATACGGATACTTCCGCGACGAGCTTTACTTCATCGCTTGCGGTGAGCATCTGGCGGCGGGCTACGTCGATTTGCCGCCGATGGTCGCGCTGATCGCGAAGCTGAGCCGCGCGACGATGGGCGATTCGCTGTTCGCGATCCGATTTTCCCCCGCCCTGGCAGGCGGCGCGACCGTCGCGATCGCGGGACTCCTCGCGTGGGAACTCGGCGGTGGATTCTTCGCGCAGGCGCTCGCGATGCTGGCGGCGTTGACCGTGCCGGTTTATCTCGCATTGGGGAACATGCTCACGATGAATGCGTTCGATCCGATCTTCTGGATGGGATGCGCGTGGGCGCTGATCAGAATGATCAAGAGCGGCGACTTGCGCTGGTGGTTGGTTTTTGGATTGTCGGCGGGACTCGGGCTGGAGAACAAGGAATCGATCGTGTTCTTAGGCGCTGCGTTGTTGATTGGGCTAGCGCTGACGCCGCAGCGCAGGCTTCTAACTACCAGGTGGCTATGGCCGGGCGGGATGGTTGCGCTCGCGATCGCGCTGCCGACGGTGATCTGGCAACTGGCGCATCAGATGCCGATGTACGAGGAATTGAGCAACGTCAAGGGCGGCTCGAAGAATACTCCGCTCACGCTCTTCAGTTTCTTCGGCGGCCAGATGCTGCTGATGTCGCCGCTCACGCTGCCGATCTGGCTGAGTGGACTTTACTTTTTCCTGCTAAGTGAGCGGGGGCGCGAGTTGCGCGCGATCGGATGGGCATACGTTGTAGTCTACGGCGCGTTTGTGGTGCTGAAGGGTAAGGTTTACTACATCGCGCCGTTTTATCCCGTTTTGCTTGCGCCAGGCGCGGTGCAACTGGAGAGCGTGAGTTATGCTTTCTGGCGGCCTGCGGTCCGCTATGCGCTGCCATCGATCGTTGCGATCGGCGGAATAGTATTCGCGCCGATGACACTGCCGATACTACCGGTCGAGACCTTCATCAGGTATCAGCGGGCGCTGGGCTTTGCGCAGGTGAGGACTGAAACGCGCGAGCTGGCCGACTTGCCGCAGACGTTTGCCGACATGTTCGGCTGGCCCGAGATGGTAGCCACGATCGCCAGGGTTTACTGGAGCCTGCCGCCCGAGGAGCGCAAGGAAGCAGCCATCTATGCGAGGAACTATGGCGAGGCCGCGGCGATCGATTTCTTCGGACCGCGCTATGGTTTGCCGAAGTCGATCAGCGGTCACATGGCCTACTACCTGTGGGGGCCTGGCGATAGTTCAGGCAAGGTGCTGATAACCGTCGGATCGCGGGAAGAAGGACTAAAGCGTGCCTACGCCAAAGTCGAGAAGGTGGCGATGGTAGGTACTCGCTACTCGATGCCTGACGAGCATGTGCCGGTCTTTCTGTGCCGCGAATCTACGTTGCCTATTCAGCAGATGTGGCCGCTCACTAAGGTGTATCAATAG